Proteins co-encoded in one Acidithiobacillus caldus ATCC 51756 genomic window:
- a CDS encoding IS256 family transposase produces MQESTGFDGGMGELGLNIEGLLRRSARQLIQQAIEGEVQVLLEEYAAVRMVDGRRAVVRNGYLPEREILTAVGPVPVQVPKVRDRSGSGVVFRSSLVPPYVRKSRTVAAALPWLYLHGVSSGRMHEALSVLLGEEAKGLSPAVLGRLKVEWAQEHAQWQRRSLQGKRYAYWWADGVYTQLRAEDDPRMCLLVIIGVTAEGKKEVVAVTDGLRESKASWLEILRDLRDRGLQEAPLLAIGDGAMGFWAALDEIYPQTRHQRCWVHKTANILNELPKRLQGKAKAALQAIWMADTREAAEKAWQAFVRDYQAKYPRAVAKLEKDRDVLLTFFDFPAEHWRHIRSSNAIESTFATVRQRSSRTKNCVSRATFLGLSYKLIQQAERHWRGIQHPERLRELFAGVTFVDGMPANETRLDPQQDAA; encoded by the coding sequence ATGCAAGAGAGTACTGGTTTCGACGGAGGAATGGGAGAGTTGGGCCTGAACATCGAGGGCTTATTGCGGCGGTCCGCGCGCCAGCTGATCCAACAGGCCATCGAGGGCGAGGTGCAGGTGCTGCTGGAGGAGTATGCCGCGGTACGCATGGTCGATGGTCGCCGGGCCGTCGTGCGGAATGGATATCTGCCGGAGCGGGAGATCCTGACAGCGGTCGGCCCCGTGCCTGTACAGGTCCCCAAGGTGCGAGACCGCTCCGGTTCGGGCGTGGTCTTCCGTTCTTCCCTGGTACCGCCCTACGTGCGCAAGTCGCGGACCGTGGCCGCAGCGCTCCCCTGGTTGTACCTGCACGGGGTATCGTCGGGACGGATGCACGAGGCGCTGTCTGTTCTCCTGGGCGAGGAGGCCAAGGGGCTTTCTCCGGCCGTGCTGGGACGCTTGAAAGTCGAATGGGCGCAAGAGCATGCCCAATGGCAGCGCCGGTCTCTACAGGGAAAACGCTACGCCTATTGGTGGGCCGACGGGGTCTATACCCAGCTGCGGGCGGAGGACGATCCCCGGATGTGTCTCTTGGTCATTATTGGCGTGACGGCCGAGGGCAAGAAGGAGGTCGTGGCGGTCACCGACGGTTTACGGGAGTCCAAAGCCTCCTGGCTAGAGATCCTGCGGGACTTGCGCGACCGCGGGCTGCAGGAGGCGCCACTACTGGCCATAGGAGATGGGGCGATGGGTTTCTGGGCCGCCCTGGACGAGATTTACCCACAAACCCGTCATCAGCGCTGTTGGGTGCACAAGACGGCCAACATCCTCAACGAGCTACCGAAGCGCCTTCAGGGGAAAGCCAAGGCCGCCCTGCAGGCGATCTGGATGGCCGACACCCGTGAAGCTGCGGAGAAAGCCTGGCAAGCCTTCGTGCGGGACTACCAGGCCAAATATCCCAGAGCGGTCGCAAAGCTCGAGAAGGACCGGGACGTGCTGCTGACCTTCTTCGACTTCCCGGCAGAGCACTGGCGGCATATCCGCAGCAGCAACGCCATCGAATCGACCTTCGCCACCGTACGGCAACGCAGCAGCCGCACTAAAAACTGTGTCTCTCGAGCCACTTTCCTTGGCCTGAGCTACAAGCTCATCCAGCAGGCAGAGAGACACTGGCGCGGGATTCAGCATCCGGAAAGACTGCGCGAGCTCTTTGCCGGGGTGACATTTGTCGATGGGATGCCTGCCAACGAAACCCGGCTGGATCCTCAACAGGACGCCGCCTGA
- a CDS encoding glycosyltransferase encodes MLIVIDMQGAQTESRFRGIGRYTMALVKEMARQRGEHEIILALNAAYPETIEPIRAAFGGLLPFDAIRVFEVAGPVGGHDSANDARRNAAEVMLEAFYASFDPDVIFIPALFEGIVGAAVTSVHAFQTTIPTVVTLHDLIPLIHRDIYLQDTAVSSYGQDWCMSIC; translated from the coding sequence ATGCTTATCGTTATTGACATGCAGGGCGCGCAAACAGAAAGCCGCTTTCGCGGCATTGGCCGCTATACCATGGCGCTAGTCAAGGAAATGGCGCGGCAGCGGGGCGAACATGAAATCATCCTCGCGCTTAACGCGGCCTATCCCGAAACCATCGAACCGATCCGCGCCGCGTTCGGGGGCTTACTGCCCTTCGACGCCATTCGGGTCTTCGAAGTCGCCGGCCCTGTTGGCGGCCACGACTCAGCCAACGATGCCCGTCGCAACGCGGCGGAAGTGATGCTCGAAGCGTTTTACGCAAGCTTCGACCCAGATGTGATTTTCATTCCTGCTCTCTTCGAAGGAATAGTTGGTGCGGCAGTAACTAGTGTACATGCATTTCAGACTACCATTCCGACGGTAGTTACCCTGCACGATCTTATCCCTTTAATCCACCGCGATATTTACCTCCAAGACACAGCCGTATCGAGCTATGGTCAAGATTGGTGTATGAGCATTTGCTAA
- a CDS encoding IS5 family transposase, which yields MSGQITFAEEPSLSRRRKQTKRERFLAEMDAVVPWARLVALIEPHYPKGGSGRKPMPLERMLRIHFLQQWFGYSDPGMEEALYEVPLLRQFVGIDLGRDFVPDETTILKFRRLLERHALAQAIFAEVQSVLQEKGLLLQEGKTVDATLIHAPSSTKNRDRKRDPEMSSTKKGNQWYFGMKAHVATDLQGIVQAVDFTAAKVPDHQRLEGLLTGEESVVLADRGYDYPQVHDTLVARGIRNAVARRRYPGQKTGLAALKRYNRAIARIRARGEHAFRVLKCQFGYQRTRYRGLAKNGAQLTTLFALANLYMLRRYLLAA from the coding sequence ATGTCCGGACAGATAACCTTTGCCGAGGAGCCCAGCCTGTCGCGACGCCGCAAGCAGACCAAGCGAGAACGCTTTCTGGCCGAGATGGATGCCGTGGTTCCCTGGGCCAGGCTTGTGGCCTTGATCGAGCCGCACTACCCCAAGGGGGGCAGCGGCCGCAAACCTATGCCTTTGGAGCGGATGCTGCGGATCCACTTTCTCCAGCAATGGTTCGGCTACTCCGATCCGGGGATGGAAGAGGCCCTGTACGAGGTTCCTCTGCTCCGTCAATTCGTCGGTATCGACTTGGGTCGGGACTTCGTTCCCGATGAGACCACGATCCTGAAGTTCCGCCGCTTACTGGAGCGCCATGCGCTTGCCCAGGCCATCTTTGCCGAGGTGCAGTCCGTGTTGCAGGAGAAAGGGCTCTTGCTGCAGGAAGGCAAGACCGTGGATGCCACCTTGATTCACGCCCCGAGCTCCACCAAGAACCGAGACCGCAAGCGGGATCCAGAGATGAGTTCCACCAAGAAAGGGAATCAGTGGTATTTCGGGATGAAGGCGCATGTGGCAACGGATCTCCAAGGTATCGTACAGGCGGTGGACTTCACGGCGGCCAAGGTACCGGATCATCAGCGGCTGGAGGGGCTCCTTACCGGAGAGGAGTCGGTGGTCCTCGCTGACCGGGGCTATGACTATCCCCAGGTGCATGACACGCTGGTGGCCCGAGGCATACGGAACGCGGTAGCGCGGCGACGCTATCCTGGGCAGAAAACCGGCTTGGCGGCCCTCAAGCGCTACAACCGCGCCATTGCCCGGATCCGTGCCCGGGGAGAACACGCCTTCCGGGTGCTGAAGTGCCAATTCGGTTATCAGCGAACCAGATATCGGGGTCTGGCCAAGAACGGTGCTCAACTGACCACGCTCTTTGCCTTGGCCAATCTGTACATGCTGAGGAGATATCTCCTGGCCGCGTAG
- a CDS encoding DUF4214 domain-containing protein: protein MAIENIYELFILDSETFVVEAYRCLLGRDPDEHGLAYYLGRLAVGYSKEEVVTQLALSTECKQFDKVQGLKSLVNQVRKSNHWLWGRFGRASRLERTIRSIGMEQAAHRQNVIGLIPICTSLQEIILKLSEYVREMSVKLSHEGSADHRLSREDVCNAFLDVLGREPENEEVVAHHARLPTLEALRIALRKL, encoded by the coding sequence ATGGCGATTGAAAACATCTACGAGCTGTTTATTCTGGATAGTGAAACGTTTGTCGTAGAGGCCTATCGCTGCTTGCTCGGACGCGACCCGGATGAACATGGCCTCGCGTATTATTTGGGGAGATTAGCCGTTGGCTACAGCAAAGAAGAAGTTGTTACCCAGTTGGCCTTATCGACTGAGTGTAAGCAATTCGATAAAGTCCAGGGTCTAAAATCACTGGTGAATCAAGTTCGGAAATCGAATCATTGGCTTTGGGGACGCTTTGGCCGTGCGAGCCGACTGGAACGTACGATTCGATCGATCGGCATGGAACAAGCTGCTCATCGCCAGAACGTGATTGGCTTGATTCCTATCTGTACCTCTTTGCAAGAGATAATCTTAAAGCTTTCGGAATATGTTCGCGAAATGTCAGTTAAGCTCTCACACGAGGGAAGCGCTGACCATCGTCTCTCTCGAGAGGACGTGTGCAATGCTTTTCTGGACGTTCTAGGGCGTGAGCCAGAGAACGAAGAGGTTGTTGCCCATCACGCGCGACTACCAACCCTAGAAGCGCTACGAATAGCACTAAGGAAGCTCTGA
- a CDS encoding class I SAM-dependent methyltransferase: MTRSFYRAFEDRHRGSRELIIERLKQYAPFLESIMAVTSEPRALDLGCGRGEWLEYLGTLGIGARGVDLDRGMLAACKERGLAVRLQDGLHVLQECTDESLSLVTAFHVVEHIGFEELHRWTEEVLRVLQPGGLLIYETPNPENIVLGSGNFYLDPTHRRPLPPALLEFLVEYVGFARWHIARLQEDPKLQEEPSPSLLQVLSGVSPDYAVIAQKEAPAAVMSVFNEAFTRRWGLTLGELASRYDQSLRSLLEHAPRKSRVMKRDRSKDGD, from the coding sequence ATGACGAGATCTTTCTACCGCGCCTTTGAGGACCGTCACCGAGGTTCGAGAGAGCTTATTATCGAGCGCTTGAAGCAATACGCTCCTTTCCTGGAATCCATAATGGCGGTTACTTCGGAACCTCGGGCTCTGGATTTGGGCTGCGGGCGGGGTGAGTGGTTGGAATATCTCGGAACCCTCGGGATTGGCGCTCGCGGCGTGGATTTGGACCGCGGTATGCTCGCCGCTTGCAAAGAAAGGGGACTAGCCGTCCGGTTGCAGGATGGTCTTCATGTCTTACAAGAATGCACAGACGAGAGTCTTTCCTTGGTAACGGCTTTTCATGTGGTCGAGCATATTGGTTTCGAGGAGCTTCATCGTTGGACTGAGGAAGTGTTGCGCGTGCTTCAGCCAGGGGGTCTATTGATTTACGAGACACCGAATCCCGAGAACATCGTGCTAGGCAGTGGCAACTTCTATCTGGATCCAACCCATCGGCGACCTCTCCCGCCAGCTTTGCTTGAGTTTCTTGTCGAGTATGTGGGATTCGCTCGATGGCATATCGCGCGTCTCCAAGAAGATCCCAAACTGCAAGAAGAGCCTTCTCCTTCGCTTTTGCAGGTGCTCTCCGGAGTTAGCCCCGATTACGCAGTTATCGCTCAAAAGGAAGCTCCAGCTGCAGTAATGTCTGTATTCAATGAGGCCTTCACACGGCGATGGGGACTAACCTTGGGGGAACTTGCGTCGCGCTACGATCAGTCTCTCAGAAGTCTCCTGGAACACGCTCCCAGAAAGTCTCGAGTTATGAAGAGAGATAGATCTAAAGATGGCGATTGA
- a CDS encoding ABC transporter ATP-binding protein translates to MAAAKGNLEVCNIVKRYPINHGRNERVILDGISFTLRPGEKLGILGRNGAGKSTLVRIISGSESANSGEIVRGMSLSWPLAFGGAFIGSLTGKDNTRLIARVYGVDYHQMLEYVKDFAELGPYIGEPVKSYSHGMQARLAFAISMAIEFDCYLIDEVMAVGDHRFTEKCNRDLFENRGDRAMIIVSHSVDIIRAHCDRAALLENGRLQHFDTVDGAIDAYQALQ, encoded by the coding sequence ATGGCGGCGGCTAAAGGGAATCTGGAGGTGTGCAACATCGTCAAACGCTACCCCATAAACCATGGGCGCAACGAGCGTGTGATTCTGGACGGAATATCGTTTACCTTGCGCCCCGGAGAGAAACTGGGCATCCTGGGACGTAATGGTGCGGGTAAATCGACCCTGGTGCGGATCATCAGCGGTTCAGAGTCGGCCAATAGCGGAGAGATTGTGCGGGGGATGTCCTTGTCCTGGCCCTTGGCCTTTGGTGGCGCGTTTATCGGCAGCCTGACGGGCAAGGACAACACCCGACTCATCGCCCGGGTTTATGGCGTTGACTATCACCAGATGTTGGAGTACGTGAAAGACTTTGCCGAACTTGGTCCATATATTGGGGAACCGGTAAAGTCCTACTCCCACGGTATGCAGGCGAGACTCGCCTTCGCCATCTCCATGGCCATAGAGTTCGATTGCTATCTCATTGACGAAGTGATGGCCGTCGGGGATCATCGCTTTACAGAAAAGTGCAATCGGGATCTGTTCGAAAACCGCGGTGACCGCGCCATGATCATCGTCTCCCACAGTGTGGACATCATTCGTGCCCACTGCGACCGGGCAGCACTCCTGGAGAACGGCAGATTGCAACATTTTGACACCGTGGACGGGGCTATTGATGCCTATCAGGCCCTCCAATGA
- a CDS encoding ABC transporter permease, which produces MSAELQGREHKASLWKQFAIQRRVIWALVMRETITMYGREGLGVLWIIAEPAMFVIGVMIIFSYIEADYINGISPAEYLAVSYPTLLFWRNGTGRVTKAIDINRSLLHHQLIRPMDIIYARIILTFASGAAAFMVLYPIFTFIGVTHLPANWYAFGMGYLLVIWFSFAFVLIMAALAELSETIEKTSHIILYLMLPFSGVFIPMYLVPEPYRHYLLYFPLIDAVEYFHHGYFGSQMPTYYHIPYTIAAIIAMTLLGYTLTEIAIKRVKVHGGG; this is translated from the coding sequence ATGAGCGCTGAGCTGCAAGGGCGCGAGCACAAGGCATCCTTGTGGAAACAGTTCGCCATCCAACGTCGCGTCATTTGGGCATTGGTGATGCGCGAAACCATTACCATGTATGGTCGCGAAGGCTTGGGCGTACTCTGGATCATTGCCGAGCCGGCCATGTTCGTCATCGGTGTGATGATCATCTTTTCCTACATCGAGGCCGATTACATCAACGGTATCAGCCCAGCGGAGTATCTGGCGGTGAGTTACCCCACCCTACTGTTCTGGCGTAACGGCACGGGCCGAGTGACTAAAGCCATCGACATCAATCGATCCTTACTCCACCACCAGCTCATTCGCCCAATGGACATCATTTACGCGCGCATCATCCTCACCTTTGCCAGTGGTGCGGCCGCATTCATGGTGCTCTATCCCATCTTTACCTTTATCGGGGTTACCCATCTACCGGCCAATTGGTATGCCTTTGGTATGGGTTACCTGTTGGTAATCTGGTTTTCCTTTGCCTTCGTGCTCATCATGGCGGCGCTGGCGGAACTATCGGAAACCATCGAGAAAACCTCTCACATCATCCTCTACCTCATGCTGCCTTTCTCTGGGGTTTTTATACCTATGTACTTGGTACCGGAGCCCTATCGTCATTATTTGCTCTATTTCCCCCTCATCGATGCGGTGGAGTACTTTCATCACGGTTACTTTGGTAGTCAGATGCCGACGTATTACCATATTCCGTACACCATCGCGGCCATCATTGCGATGACCTTGTTGGGATACACACTGACGGAGATAGCCATCAAGCGGGTCAAGGTGCATGGCGGCGGCTAA
- a CDS encoding mannose-1-phosphate guanylyltransferase/mannose-6-phosphate isomerase codes for MHFSGSDCHSPQVVPVILSGGTGSRLWPLSRTQQPKPFIPLPDGENLLGKTLKRVQALPHGGRLLMVTNRDYYFLSRDTIASALGADHEDRVEYLLEPKARNTAAAIAAAALWAQDQVGPEAVLLVLPSDHLIEDAAGFCAAVGKAARLAQQGYLVTFGVVPSRPETGYGYIAQGAALEGGFVVDRFLEKPNRETAEAYLAGGQYLWNAGIFCFTAKNLLQAMSEHAPAVHEATLAAWAQGQANGDTWWLGKAFSQSPDISIDYAVMESHDRVAVVPATFDWNDLGAWEAMGELLPADSEGNRGHGELLWEDSRQCVVYSPERLTALLGVEDLLVVDTPDALLIARRDRDQDVKRIVERLKGSSHPLADTHITVHRPWGTYTVLEEGEHFKIKRILVKPREKLSLQMHYHRSEHWIVVSGTAKVVVGKDERLVMTNESTFIAAGTAHRLENPGVIPLVLIEVQSGAYLGEDDIVRFEDIYGRVEASAPTP; via the coding sequence ATGCATTTTTCTGGGTCAGATTGCCATTCGCCGCAGGTCGTCCCCGTCATACTGTCGGGAGGTACCGGCAGTCGTCTGTGGCCCCTGTCGCGCACTCAACAACCCAAGCCCTTCATTCCTCTTCCGGATGGCGAGAATCTCCTCGGCAAAACCCTCAAGCGCGTGCAGGCACTACCCCACGGCGGCCGGCTACTCATGGTCACCAATCGGGATTACTATTTTCTATCACGGGACACCATAGCGTCGGCCCTGGGCGCGGATCACGAGGACCGCGTGGAGTACCTACTGGAGCCCAAAGCCCGCAACACGGCTGCAGCCATCGCGGCGGCGGCGCTCTGGGCACAGGATCAAGTGGGCCCGGAAGCAGTACTGTTGGTCTTGCCCAGCGATCACCTCATCGAGGATGCGGCAGGTTTCTGTGCAGCCGTGGGCAAGGCGGCACGCCTTGCGCAACAAGGCTACTTGGTCACCTTTGGGGTCGTCCCTTCCCGTCCCGAGACGGGTTATGGGTATATCGCGCAAGGCGCGGCGCTGGAAGGCGGCTTTGTGGTGGACCGTTTTCTGGAAAAACCCAATCGGGAGACGGCAGAGGCCTACCTAGCCGGTGGTCAGTACCTCTGGAATGCTGGGATTTTCTGCTTTACTGCCAAAAACCTTCTGCAGGCCATGTCCGAACATGCTCCCGCCGTCCACGAGGCCACCCTTGCCGCCTGGGCGCAAGGACAGGCCAACGGCGATACCTGGTGGCTGGGCAAGGCCTTTTCCCAGAGTCCGGATATCTCCATCGACTACGCCGTGATGGAATCCCACGACCGGGTCGCCGTCGTCCCCGCCACTTTCGACTGGAACGACCTGGGTGCCTGGGAAGCCATGGGTGAGCTCCTGCCCGCTGATTCCGAGGGCAACCGCGGCCATGGTGAGCTGCTGTGGGAAGACAGCCGCCAGTGCGTGGTGTACAGCCCCGAGCGCTTGACCGCGCTACTGGGGGTGGAGGACCTTTTGGTGGTGGATACACCCGATGCCCTGCTCATCGCCCGCCGCGATCGAGACCAGGACGTCAAGCGGATCGTGGAGCGCCTGAAGGGGTCCAGCCACCCTCTGGCGGATACCCACATCACCGTGCATCGGCCTTGGGGCACGTATACGGTCCTCGAGGAAGGCGAACACTTCAAAATCAAACGGATCCTGGTCAAGCCCAGAGAAAAGCTTTCTTTGCAGATGCACTACCACCGCAGCGAACACTGGATCGTGGTATCGGGTACGGCTAAGGTGGTTGTCGGGAAGGATGAACGCCTGGTAATGACCAACGAGTCCACCTTCATCGCCGCCGGCACGGCCCATCGCCTGGAGAATCCGGGGGTCATCCCCTTGGTGCTCATCGAAGTGCAAAGTGGCGCCTACCTGGGTGAGGACGACATCGTCCGCTTTGAGGACATTTACGGGAGGGTCGAGGCCTCGGCCCCCACACCATAA
- a CDS encoding polysaccharide biosynthesis/export family protein yields the protein MSNIKICFIALGFAPLLLSGCSAYLPYSGPRAARVDNVEHNQELRGIRLVDVDYGLAHLLRTRMDSPDMELLQDFSNPTPSLYTVGPGDVLEVHIWEAPPAMLFATGLTSTSTPSGSMMTTIPPQMVNAGGTIFVPFAGRVPCAGKSTQEIAEEIRRDLQGKAHDPQVVVSLVRNRAQSISVVGNVKDSKQVPLEPGGVSILQALAAAGGVVQPVSKVTIQISRAGRVLRLPLEKVISDPAANISLRAGDVVTALYRPLHVTVMGATRETKEIDFEATGISLARALARAGGLNGNEADARAVYVFRMEPPELLPDLARRGNLVDGKVPVVFRFNFSNPATLFAAQQFPVQNGDLIYVASAPVTDLQKFLGLIVQIVYPIQGLTTAGVIK from the coding sequence TTGTCGAACATCAAGATCTGCTTCATCGCTCTCGGATTCGCACCCCTGTTGCTTAGCGGTTGCAGTGCTTACCTGCCGTACTCTGGTCCCCGCGCCGCACGCGTCGACAACGTCGAGCACAATCAAGAGTTGCGGGGCATTCGCCTGGTGGATGTGGATTATGGCCTTGCGCATCTGCTGCGTACCCGGATGGATAGTCCGGATATGGAGCTCCTGCAGGACTTCTCCAATCCCACGCCTTCTCTCTACACCGTGGGTCCTGGCGATGTGCTGGAGGTGCACATCTGGGAAGCGCCTCCGGCCATGCTCTTCGCTACAGGCTTGACGTCCACGAGCACGCCTTCGGGTTCCATGATGACCACCATTCCACCGCAGATGGTCAATGCCGGTGGCACTATTTTTGTACCCTTTGCTGGCCGTGTCCCCTGCGCGGGCAAGAGCACACAGGAAATCGCCGAAGAGATTCGCAGGGATCTCCAGGGTAAAGCCCATGACCCGCAGGTGGTGGTGAGCTTGGTCCGCAATCGGGCGCAAAGTATCTCGGTGGTGGGTAACGTCAAGGACAGCAAACAAGTACCCCTTGAGCCAGGTGGTGTGAGTATCCTCCAGGCCTTGGCGGCGGCGGGTGGCGTGGTCCAGCCCGTGAGTAAGGTGACCATACAGATATCCCGGGCCGGCCGGGTGCTGCGCCTGCCGCTGGAAAAGGTGATCAGTGACCCCGCAGCCAATATCTCCCTGCGCGCGGGGGATGTGGTCACGGCGCTCTACCGGCCTTTGCATGTGACGGTGATGGGTGCCACCCGCGAGACCAAGGAGATCGACTTTGAGGCCACCGGTATCAGTCTTGCCCGGGCGCTGGCGCGGGCGGGCGGGCTCAATGGTAATGAGGCCGATGCGCGGGCGGTGTACGTGTTTCGCATGGAGCCCCCGGAGCTGCTGCCCGACCTCGCCCGAAGAGGCAATCTGGTGGATGGCAAGGTCCCGGTGGTTTTTCGCTTCAACTTCAGCAATCCAGCCACCCTCTTTGCGGCTCAGCAATTTCCGGTCCAGAACGGGGATCTCATCTACGTGGCCAGTGCTCCGGTCACCGATTTGCAAAAGTTCCTGGGCCTGATCGTGCAGATCGTTTATCCCATTCAGGGCCTCACCACTGCTGGCGTCATCAAATAA